From the Shewanella amazonensis SB2B genome, one window contains:
- a CDS encoding formyltransferase family protein produces the protein MIKVGFVTCVQLGYSCMEAIYEVGGKLDLAISLLDNQAKSKSGRIYLDSFCNSKGIPLLKASHVNNPEVIQSIKDAQLDWLFIIGWSQIASQEVLEAPKRGVLGMHPTLLPTGRGRAAIPWAILKGLSKTGVTLFKLDSGVDTGPVVDQIEIALDNQVDANILYQEVDAAHISLIKKVIPSLMADDLVLKEQDESLATEWPGRKPEDGLIDLTGSVFDAHRMVRALTRPYPGAFYFVDGIKVVVWKAVISKSRLSDRTINFYDGQLQILEYELINVK, from the coding sequence ATGATTAAAGTTGGTTTTGTAACTTGTGTACAACTCGGCTACTCCTGTATGGAGGCTATATATGAGGTTGGTGGTAAATTGGATTTGGCTATATCGTTGTTAGATAATCAAGCTAAATCAAAGTCTGGTAGGATATATTTGGACTCCTTTTGTAACTCAAAGGGTATACCTTTGCTAAAGGCATCCCATGTAAATAATCCCGAGGTGATTCAATCAATCAAAGATGCCCAATTGGACTGGCTTTTTATCATTGGCTGGTCTCAAATTGCCTCTCAGGAGGTTCTAGAAGCGCCAAAGCGGGGCGTTCTCGGTATGCACCCAACGCTACTACCCACTGGCCGTGGCCGCGCAGCTATTCCTTGGGCCATTCTTAAAGGTTTATCTAAGACGGGTGTTACCTTATTTAAATTGGATTCCGGAGTAGACACCGGTCCAGTGGTTGATCAAATTGAAATTGCCCTAGACAATCAAGTTGATGCTAACATTTTATATCAGGAAGTTGATGCTGCTCATATTAGTTTGATCAAGAAGGTAATTCCTTCATTGATGGCAGACGATTTAGTATTAAAAGAGCAAGACGAGTCGTTAGCTACTGAATGGCCAGGGCGTAAACCCGAAGATGGCTTAATTGATTTAACAGGTTCAGTTTTTGATGCACATAGGATGGTAAGAGCTCTTACGCGGCCGTATCCAGGTGCATTCTATTTCGTTGATGGTATAAAGGTGGTCGTTTGGAAGGCAGTTATATCTAAATCTCGTCTTTCAGATAGAACCATTAATTTCTATGATGGACAATTACAGATTTTGGAATATGAGTTAATTAACGTCAAGTGA
- a CDS encoding sugar transferase has protein sequence MYSKIIKRIFDLFIVLFATVFLFPLLIAVCFLIKVFDPGPIIFKQKRIGRNAKEFDFYKFRSMPVNTGDIPSDKLGSIDITWVGRLIRRTNLDELPQLFNVLKGDMSIVGPRPPIVSQRQLVELRKQNGAIACRPGLTGLAQVSAFDGMTVEQKAAFDAEYARKVSFLTDVKIILRTFTYLLKPPPVY, from the coding sequence ATGTACTCAAAGATAATTAAGCGTATTTTCGATTTATTTATTGTTTTGTTTGCAACAGTTTTTTTGTTTCCTTTACTGATTGCTGTTTGCTTTTTAATTAAGGTCTTTGATCCCGGTCCAATTATTTTCAAGCAAAAACGCATTGGTCGGAATGCGAAAGAATTCGATTTTTATAAATTTAGAAGCATGCCGGTTAACACAGGGGACATTCCGTCCGATAAATTGGGCTCAATAGACATTACTTGGGTTGGTAGGCTTATTAGAAGGACTAATCTTGATGAATTACCACAGTTATTTAATGTCTTGAAAGGTGATATGAGTATTGTTGGTCCACGTCCACCAATTGTATCTCAGCGGCAATTGGTAGAGCTTAGAAAGCAGAATGGCGCAATAGCGTGTAGACCAGGTTTGACTGGATTAGCTCAAGTTAGCGCGTTTGACGGGATGACAGTTGAGCAGAAAGCTGCTTTTGATGCTGAATATGCTAGAAAGGTCTCGTTTTTAACTGATGTTAAAATAATCCTTCGTACATTCACTTATTTGCTTAAGCCGCCACCTGTTTATTAA
- a CDS encoding PIG-L deacetylase family protein, with translation MLNIVVVAHPDDEILGFGATGAKLAAKGEVVQPIILCGSVDARTLRPTDEELHSDMLKANSLVGFSKPVLGDFPNISMNTVPHVELVQFIEEQIKKFRPNRIFTHHPNDLNNDHTQVSNACLAASRLFQRRNDLPALEALYFMEILSSTDWAFPAVGDGFKPTTFVEITCELEKKLAALHHYRNVMRPFPHPRSDEVVTGLAAYRGGQAGLKYAEAFQLVFKQGV, from the coding sequence ATGTTAAATATTGTTGTAGTTGCTCACCCGGATGACGAAATTTTGGGATTTGGTGCCACAGGTGCAAAGTTGGCTGCCAAAGGTGAAGTTGTCCAGCCTATTATTTTATGCGGCAGCGTCGATGCACGCACTTTGCGACCGACCGACGAAGAGCTTCATTCTGATATGCTAAAGGCTAATTCTTTGGTTGGTTTTTCTAAACCTGTTTTAGGCGATTTCCCGAATATTAGCATGAACACTGTGCCTCATGTTGAACTTGTGCAGTTTATTGAAGAGCAGATAAAGAAATTTCGGCCAAACAGAATTTTTACTCATCATCCAAATGATTTAAATAACGACCATACACAGGTGTCTAATGCATGTTTGGCCGCGTCTAGGTTGTTTCAACGTAGAAACGACTTACCAGCTCTTGAGGCCTTGTATTTTATGGAGATTTTGTCATCAACTGATTGGGCTTTTCCCGCCGTTGGTGATGGATTTAAACCTACAACTTTCGTTGAGATTACTTGTGAGCTTGAGAAGAAGCTAGCAGCCTTGCATCACTATAGAAATGTAATGCGTCCGTTTCCACACCCACGTAGTGATGAAGTAGTAACAGGCTTGGCTGCTTATCGAGGAGGACAGGCTGGTCTTAAATATGCTGAGGCATTTCAGCTTGTATTTAAACAAGGAGTGTGA
- a CDS encoding NAD-dependent epimerase/dehydratase family protein, producing MKVLITGGSGFVGRYLQGYFNSDEYDVAITSRCKSNISDFPVYTIPAIDQHTDWKHALKNVDVVVHLASRAHSSDNHSEAAKEDFTKTNVLGLSKLLDDCIFLGVKRIIYLSSIKALGESTDGRDAFSESDKYNPADYYGITKARAEQLVVEKCKHSGLDYTIIRPPLVYGKSAKANLQSIARGLSYSLPFPYFTSSNRRSLISVHSLCRFIVAVANDPNTNNQIYNVADNYVLSTKDIFSLIKSCSNSKSFIFPIPKFIFTFLAFFWSKFGDVSTKLYGSLEINNTKATKVISWKPLEKPEKNDFV from the coding sequence ATGAAAGTTCTGATTACAGGTGGTTCAGGATTTGTCGGAAGGTATTTGCAAGGATATTTTAATTCGGATGAATACGATGTCGCAATAACTAGCAGGTGTAAATCAAATATTAGTGATTTTCCAGTTTATACGATTCCTGCTATAGACCAACATACTGATTGGAAACATGCTTTAAAAAACGTTGACGTCGTTGTGCATCTAGCATCTCGAGCACATAGTTCTGACAATCACTCTGAAGCTGCAAAAGAGGACTTTACTAAGACCAACGTTTTGGGTTTATCTAAACTATTGGATGACTGCATTTTCTTAGGCGTAAAGCGAATTATTTACTTAAGTAGCATTAAGGCATTAGGAGAATCAACTGACGGTCGCGATGCTTTTTCTGAATCAGATAAATACAATCCAGCTGACTACTATGGTATTACGAAAGCTCGTGCAGAGCAGTTGGTAGTAGAAAAATGTAAGCATAGCGGTTTAGATTACACTATAATACGTCCTCCTTTAGTTTATGGTAAGTCTGCGAAAGCGAATTTGCAGAGTATTGCAAGAGGGCTCTCATATTCTTTGCCATTTCCTTATTTTACCTCTTCTAATAGAAGAAGTTTGATAAGTGTGCACAGCCTCTGTAGATTTATAGTCGCAGTTGCTAATGACCCAAATACAAATAATCAAATTTATAATGTTGCAGATAATTATGTATTAAGCACTAAAGATATATTTTCATTGATAAAGTCGTGCTCAAATTCAAAGTCGTTTATTTTTCCTATTCCTAAGTTTATTTTCACGTTTTTGGCTTTTTTTTGGAGTAAGTTTGGTGATGTCTCTACCAAGTTGTATGGTTCTCTTGAGATAAATAATACTAAAGCAACTAAAGTGATATCTTGGAAGCCGCTCGAAAAGCCAGAAAAGAATGATTTTGTTTAA
- a CDS encoding SDR family oxidoreductase, with product MNTKAVVVTGATGGIGWTIAEYLMSLEYFVIGTTHRAPQSACEQWIEMADKRGVLIKYDSNVDNLSIDTLIEVANGHSIYGLVNNLGITRDSSFKKMTSEQWKQVMDVNLFSVFSLTQCIFNHMALSGSGRIVNISSVNAHRGQFGQVNYCAAKAGLLGFTKALSLEGAKSGITVNSVSPGYTDTKMLSHIPTDILQSIKDSVPMKRLAKPIEIAHAVAFLLDDKSAYITGADIPVNGGLHLS from the coding sequence ATGAATACTAAAGCAGTCGTAGTTACAGGTGCCACAGGAGGAATTGGTTGGACTATTGCCGAATACCTAATGTCTCTTGAATATTTCGTTATCGGCACTACCCATCGTGCTCCTCAATCAGCCTGTGAACAATGGATAGAAATGGCAGATAAGAGAGGAGTGTTAATTAAATACGACTCTAACGTTGACAACCTTTCAATAGATACGTTAATTGAGGTTGCTAACGGCCACTCTATTTATGGATTAGTTAATAATTTGGGGATCACACGAGATTCATCTTTTAAAAAGATGACTTCTGAACAGTGGAAACAAGTTATGGATGTCAACTTGTTTTCCGTTTTTTCTTTAACTCAATGCATTTTTAATCATATGGCTTTGTCAGGAAGTGGTAGAATCGTTAATATTTCTTCGGTTAATGCACATAGAGGTCAGTTTGGTCAGGTTAATTATTGTGCGGCTAAAGCTGGCTTGTTGGGTTTTACAAAGGCGCTTTCACTAGAGGGCGCTAAGTCTGGCATTACTGTGAATAGCGTTTCACCTGGATATACTGATACTAAAATGCTCTCGCATATTCCAACAGATATTCTGCAGTCAATAAAAGATTCAGTTCCGATGAAGCGCTTAGCCAAACCTATCGAAATTGCACATGCAGTTGCATTTTTGTTAGACGATAAGTCAGCTTATATCACAGGAGCGGACATTCCTGTGAATGGTGGATTGCATTTATCATGA
- a CDS encoding UDP-3-O-(3-hydroxymyristoyl)glucosamine N-acyltransferase, which translates to MGFQLNRGIYAQDLFELLKVKFDFPINSLITNISPYVSANQNSLTFLTAETDYKKMCGICFSKENDPDNGFVLVDNPRDLFAQALLVLKSENLISDVHPHFISPKAIISPTASIDFGVQIADDVVIEDFVSVKSGTIIGEGTLIRSFTCVGSEGFGIAKSADGNNIRFLHLGGVKIGKYCEIGLFNSINCGTLSDTIIGDYVKTDAHVHIAHNCTIGNNSILTAAAVLSGGVSIGDNVWLGPNSSIIQKTSIGSDSLIGIGAVVTKNIDSNVIAAGNPSKILRSNK; encoded by the coding sequence ATGGGCTTTCAACTTAATCGTGGTATATATGCTCAAGATCTTTTCGAATTACTAAAAGTTAAATTTGACTTTCCTATTAACAGTTTGATTACAAATATATCACCGTATGTCAGTGCGAATCAGAATAGCCTAACGTTTCTTACGGCAGAAACTGATTATAAGAAGATGTGCGGTATTTGTTTTTCAAAAGAGAATGATCCAGATAATGGCTTTGTTTTAGTCGATAATCCGAGAGATCTATTTGCTCAAGCTTTGCTTGTTTTAAAATCTGAGAATCTAATTTCGGATGTTCATCCCCACTTTATCAGTCCCAAAGCTATAATTTCTCCAACCGCCTCAATTGACTTCGGTGTACAGATCGCTGACGATGTCGTAATCGAAGACTTTGTTTCTGTAAAGTCTGGAACCATCATAGGTGAAGGGACCTTGATTAGATCCTTTACTTGCGTAGGTAGTGAAGGATTTGGTATTGCGAAATCAGCTGATGGAAATAATATAAGATTTCTTCACCTAGGAGGCGTTAAAATAGGTAAGTATTGCGAGATTGGGCTTTTTAATTCTATTAACTGTGGTACTTTGTCGGATACAATCATTGGCGATTATGTGAAGACTGACGCACATGTACACATCGCTCATAATTGTACAATAGGTAACAACTCAATATTAACAGCCGCAGCCGTGCTAAGTGGTGGTGTTTCTATAGGTGATAATGTTTGGCTTGGACCAAACTCTTCCATAATTCAAAAAACCAGTATAGGAAGTGATAGCTTAATAGGAATAGGTGCTGTAGTGACTAAAAACATAGACTCCAATGTAATCGCGGCAGGGAATCCATCAAAGATTTTAAGGAGTAATAAATGA
- a CDS encoding PIG-L deacetylase family protein, with product MKFNNILVVSPHTDDGELGAGGFIASQIKKGAKVTFLTLCIAEDSVPTGLDREILGQEALESAKSFGLSCEDLIIHRFPVRRLSEHRQEILEILVALKKNNYDLILCPSSQDVHQDHSVVYNEVVRAFKGTSILGFDLPWNNLLEQQIFFYEISYEDLDKKVNSLRCYRSQKFRKYTSQEFLQSLAIIRGAIVGVDLAEKFEVIRMVVK from the coding sequence GTGAAGTTTAATAATATATTAGTCGTATCTCCACATACTGACGATGGAGAACTGGGGGCTGGTGGATTTATAGCGAGTCAGATAAAAAAAGGTGCTAAGGTAACTTTTTTAACTCTATGCATAGCTGAGGATTCTGTTCCAACCGGATTAGATCGGGAAATTCTTGGGCAAGAGGCTTTAGAGTCCGCTAAGTCTTTCGGTCTAAGTTGCGAAGATTTAATTATTCACCGTTTTCCAGTGAGAAGGCTAAGCGAGCACAGGCAAGAAATTTTAGAAATTTTGGTTGCTCTTAAGAAAAATAACTACGACTTGATTTTGTGTCCATCTTCTCAGGATGTACACCAAGATCATTCAGTAGTCTATAATGAAGTCGTCAGGGCGTTTAAGGGAACTTCAATTTTAGGTTTTGATCTTCCATGGAACAATTTGTTGGAACAGCAGATTTTCTTTTATGAGATTTCCTATGAAGACTTAGACAAAAAGGTTAATTCCTTAAGATGTTACAGATCTCAAAAATTTAGAAAGTATACTTCTCAAGAGTTTTTGCAGTCGTTGGCTATAATACGCGGCGCTATTGTAGGAGTCGATTTGGCTGAAAAGTTTGAAGTTATAAGAATGGTGGTAAAGTAA
- a CDS encoding glycosyltransferase produces the protein MENKKSTQIYVVVHSYYTEDTRVRKQCEFLASEGYDVNVICLNRGRESEFEIFNLVKINRKDVSRTPGKLRTTLSYIIEYVRFFFFSLIHLYRVKPDLVIAHNMPNFLVFSALFPKLRGVPVLLDVHDLMPEIWSMMSQSRLIKALLLFEERISHAFATQLITVNHEVATYLSRRNKKKYFVTHNGPLTSKAVRSRSYENYCASRFNLVFHGNIHERYGLQRLVSILPTLKERYQKINLSIYGYGPYLESIEKLIDELNIADYCKVYGRFEPDDVEVILANKGLGFVVADKSAQHDLAIPVKLTEYISHSVPAICTDLTTTKLYFEGCVNFFDVTEKNRLFDTVCNALDHPKDTFSLVSKAKEKLSEISWDNEKSHYKAFLQQVIK, from the coding sequence TTGGAGAATAAAAAAAGTACACAGATATATGTTGTCGTTCATTCATATTATACTGAAGACACCCGGGTAAGAAAGCAATGTGAATTTTTAGCTTCAGAGGGATATGATGTAAATGTTATTTGTCTAAATAGAGGTCGAGAATCTGAATTTGAAATTTTTAATTTAGTTAAGATTAATCGTAAAGACGTTTCTAGAACTCCTGGCAAATTGAGGACTACATTATCTTATATAATAGAATATGTGAGGTTTTTCTTTTTTTCATTAATTCATTTATATAGGGTGAAACCAGATCTGGTAATTGCTCATAATATGCCAAATTTTTTGGTATTCAGTGCACTTTTCCCTAAATTAAGAGGTGTTCCTGTACTTCTCGATGTACACGATTTAATGCCAGAGATTTGGAGCATGATGAGTCAGAGTCGACTAATTAAAGCTTTGTTGCTTTTTGAGGAACGTATAAGTCATGCATTCGCTACTCAATTAATTACTGTAAATCATGAAGTAGCAACTTATTTGAGTAGAAGGAATAAAAAAAAATACTTTGTAACTCACAACGGTCCATTAACTAGTAAAGCTGTAAGGTCGAGAAGTTATGAAAACTATTGTGCTAGTAGATTTAATCTAGTATTTCACGGGAATATACACGAGAGATATGGCCTTCAACGACTAGTTTCAATTTTACCTACGTTGAAAGAACGATATCAAAAAATTAACCTAAGTATCTATGGCTATGGTCCCTATTTGGAATCAATCGAAAAACTAATTGACGAATTAAATATAGCTGATTATTGTAAAGTTTATGGGCGCTTTGAACCTGACGATGTAGAGGTGATACTAGCGAATAAAGGGCTGGGCTTTGTTGTTGCCGATAAAAGCGCGCAGCATGATCTCGCAATTCCAGTTAAGCTAACTGAGTATATTTCTCACTCAGTCCCTGCGATTTGTACTGATTTAACTACTACTAAATTATATTTTGAAGGCTGCGTGAATTTTTTTGATGTAACTGAAAAAAATAGATTGTTTGACACGGTTTGTAACGCTTTGGACCATCCGAAAGATACATTCTCTTTAGTCTCAAAGGCAAAAGAAAAACTATCTGAAATTTCTTGGGATAACGAAAAATCTCACTATAAGGCTTTTCTACAGCAGGTGATTAAGTGA
- a CDS encoding oligosaccharide flippase family protein, with the protein MNNIFYYSSTLVKALSSYLLVFIISNNYTSEELGVYFYYLAIASFLSVAIPLGINSYIERLSYSNKKAKYIFSFAFSLVFLSTVIFTLILSIFSIFYESGDIRLIIFVVGLLSFYKAIEILLEAVLIVLQKYKAIFVYWIVVLSLYFVLMCIFWTQDLIMKIETLITIISIFMVVVCILISRSTGALIFLDVSQSLFNKFKYVNLSFTWNMFFVSLLNTGIAVVDRIILGAMQSKEVLAIYSVCYMIVFSIHRFFSTPFCLKIAQSLYRSHDYRSYRQNVLSGLFYLLLFLSLIILTFYAYFFKIFSIDRPSIFFLLVLALSVIVFFIYTSLVTILKLKYMQDTILKVNIFVFLSNIILNLSLVPYFSLLGAAFSTLITYSLGLIYYSLVIFKLEKCFGE; encoded by the coding sequence TTGAATAACATCTTTTATTACTCATCAACCCTTGTTAAAGCACTATCCTCATATCTTTTGGTCTTTATTATATCGAATAACTATACATCTGAAGAATTGGGAGTATATTTTTATTATTTGGCTATAGCCAGTTTTCTCTCTGTAGCAATACCACTAGGTATCAATTCATATATTGAAAGATTGTCATATAGCAATAAGAAAGCGAAATACATTTTTTCTTTTGCTTTTAGTCTTGTATTTCTTAGTACAGTTATTTTTACTTTAATTTTATCGATTTTTTCCATCTTTTATGAATCTGGTGACATCCGACTGATAATTTTTGTTGTAGGACTACTATCGTTTTATAAAGCCATCGAAATTTTATTAGAGGCTGTTCTCATAGTCTTACAAAAATATAAAGCAATATTCGTATATTGGATAGTCGTATTATCGCTCTATTTTGTTTTAATGTGTATTTTCTGGACTCAAGACTTAATAATGAAAATTGAAACTTTAATCACTATCATTTCAATTTTTATGGTTGTAGTTTGCATACTAATATCAAGGTCTACAGGTGCGCTAATCTTTCTTGATGTTAGTCAGTCACTATTTAATAAGTTTAAATATGTCAACCTAAGCTTTACATGGAATATGTTTTTTGTGTCACTACTTAACACGGGTATTGCTGTTGTAGACAGAATCATATTAGGAGCAATGCAATCTAAAGAAGTCTTAGCGATCTATTCAGTATGTTACATGATTGTTTTTTCAATACATCGATTCTTTTCAACACCTTTTTGTTTGAAGATTGCTCAAAGTTTGTATCGTTCACATGACTATCGTTCATATAGGCAAAACGTATTAAGTGGATTGTTCTATTTATTGCTTTTTCTGTCCTTAATTATACTAACATTCTACGCATATTTTTTTAAAATATTCAGCATAGATAGACCATCTATCTTCTTTCTTTTGGTATTGGCTTTATCAGTTATAGTTTTTTTTATTTATACATCTTTGGTAACAATACTAAAATTGAAATATATGCAAGATACGATTCTTAAAGTAAATATATTCGTTTTTTTATCAAACATAATATTAAATTTATCTCTTGTCCCCTATTTTTCTTTGCTCGGTGCTGCATTCTCTACATTAATAACCTATAGTTTGGGCTTGATATATTATTCTTTAGTTATTTTCAAATTGGAGAAATGTTTTGGAGAATAA
- a CDS encoding DUF6369 family protein yields MADYFFILIAFLSAFFVVTYPRQGTKVFLFVIATLPLGLVFDVKLMAFSYIRVFIFSSAFFVILTIPFSDIRLNSTYLISFFLICFVSIFSYTVNDFGNVWSLVRDLFGLSLLYCTIIVGDYLKKRTSIELLWLKYWVIFAVVIDIFSYFIILHFQISIEGIRGEVLSRTGFLRYADVLSITLYALSIYFFFQSRGRMLWALIIFIIPAISAERVLLISTLICYLFYLKSISIKSVVFYSVIAFLLILTFSQDFINNLLIFKDQEMLQRFKEISSIEGIYISLFYRFAAPALEGGYTLDAYTLLFGSGGGFLFYIPWFVYRGIDPFQVSSDSFFFVSFIKYGLVGLSILIFMFYRFLSNVPRVYLFWIVGFAIVQNVVYVDAFLLMMILFQLLNRKNIE; encoded by the coding sequence ATGGCTGACTATTTTTTTATTCTCATAGCGTTTCTATCTGCATTTTTTGTCGTGACATACCCTAGACAGGGGACTAAAGTATTTTTGTTCGTAATTGCGACTCTGCCTTTAGGTCTTGTTTTTGATGTCAAGTTAATGGCGTTTAGTTATATTAGAGTATTTATTTTCTCTAGTGCTTTTTTTGTTATTCTCACTATTCCATTTAGTGATATTAGGCTAAATTCAACGTACTTAATATCATTTTTCTTGATCTGCTTTGTTTCTATTTTTAGTTATACTGTTAATGACTTCGGGAATGTGTGGAGCTTAGTGCGTGACTTATTCGGATTAAGCTTGCTTTATTGCACAATTATTGTGGGAGATTACTTAAAAAAGCGAACTTCAATTGAATTGCTTTGGCTTAAATATTGGGTGATTTTTGCAGTAGTAATTGATATTTTCAGCTATTTCATAATTTTGCATTTCCAAATTTCTATAGAAGGTATTAGAGGGGAGGTACTCTCGCGAACCGGTTTTCTTCGATATGCTGACGTACTATCTATTACTTTATATGCGTTAAGTATCTATTTCTTTTTTCAAAGCCGAGGGCGAATGCTTTGGGCACTTATCATATTTATTATACCAGCGATAAGTGCTGAAAGAGTTCTACTCATATCTACATTAATTTGCTATCTATTTTACTTAAAAAGTATATCAATAAAATCAGTTGTTTTTTACAGCGTTATTGCCTTCTTATTGATACTTACTTTTAGTCAAGATTTTATAAATAACTTACTAATCTTTAAAGACCAGGAAATGTTGCAGCGTTTTAAGGAGATTTCCTCGATCGAAGGTATATATATTTCGTTGTTTTACAGATTTGCAGCACCAGCGTTAGAAGGAGGGTACACTTTGGACGCTTATACACTTTTATTTGGTAGTGGTGGTGGATTTCTGTTTTACATACCTTGGTTTGTGTATAGAGGTATCGATCCATTTCAGGTTAGCTCAGATAGCTTTTTTTTCGTTTCTTTCATTAAATACGGATTAGTTGGTTTATCAATTTTAATATTCATGTTTTATCGGTTCTTGAGTAATGTTCCGAGAGTATATTTATTCTGGATAGTTGGATTTGCTATTGTTCAGAATGTTGTTTATGTAGATGCATTTTTGTTAATGATGATTTTATTTCAATTATTAAATAGGAAGAATATTGAATAA
- a CDS encoding glycosyltransferase family protein, with amino-acid sequence MKIAHVYIGNSIKHPIIKTYIDFSAEIGVTELELIDSKQEGSRVARVFDVLKKLVNSRSTIYQSHDIVSCILVKIFKWNSVHVYDMHEIYSSYFKNSIIRKLFFYIEKLLLKSTQFVLIPNEERAQLFFKDRDRTIKYEVVENLLNDKELSTEDLNFNSVPKTFKFNERELRCFYAGTFTEVRALSEICLAIELLIGIGYKIVLDLYGAKTDCVNKVIKSHSFVNYCGSVSRAELLSKYIHYDFSFAFYKPTNLNNIYCAPTKIFEHEYYMLKTVVGPSGYLLRLVDEGVINNVVVSLGYEPKEIAHAITRVLDSDQGAVSQRQKERLLWSYQISKIKQLYRKFNG; translated from the coding sequence ATGAAAATAGCACATGTGTACATTGGTAACTCAATTAAACATCCAATAATCAAGACTTATATAGATTTTTCGGCAGAAATAGGTGTAACCGAATTAGAGCTTATTGACTCAAAGCAAGAAGGTTCTAGAGTAGCAAGAGTTTTTGATGTTTTAAAGAAGTTGGTGAATTCAAGAAGCACTATATACCAATCACATGATATAGTGTCATGTATACTAGTAAAAATTTTTAAATGGAACTCTGTGCATGTATATGACATGCATGAGATCTACTCTTCATATTTCAAAAACTCTATTATTCGGAAGTTGTTTTTTTATATAGAAAAGCTACTTTTAAAAAGTACTCAATTCGTATTGATTCCAAATGAAGAACGCGCTCAATTGTTTTTTAAAGATAGGGATAGAACAATAAAGTACGAAGTTGTCGAGAATTTACTTAATGATAAGGAACTATCAACAGAAGATTTAAACTTTAATTCGGTGCCAAAAACTTTTAAGTTCAATGAAAGGGAGCTACGTTGTTTTTACGCAGGTACTTTTACAGAGGTGAGAGCTTTATCTGAAATATGTTTAGCGATAGAATTGCTAATAGGAATTGGCTATAAAATTGTGCTAGATTTATATGGTGCAAAGACCGACTGTGTAAACAAAGTTATCAAATCTCACTCATTTGTAAACTATTGTGGAAGTGTTTCTAGGGCAGAACTACTAAGTAAGTATATTCATTATGATTTTAGTTTTGCTTTCTACAAGCCAACTAACTTAAATAACATATATTGTGCGCCCACAAAGATATTTGAACACGAATACTATATGTTAAAAACTGTCGTTGGACCATCAGGCTATTTATTGAGGCTTGTTGACGAAGGCGTAATTAATAATGTCGTAGTATCGTTAGGTTATGAGCCAAAGGAAATTGCACATGCTATTACGAGAGTATTAGATAGCGACCAAGGTGCCGTATCGCAGAGGCAGAAAGAAAGATTACTTTGGTCCTATCAAATTTCAAAAATAAAACAATTATATCGAAAGTTTAATGGCTGA